From the Lepus europaeus isolate LE1 chromosome 12, mLepTim1.pri, whole genome shotgun sequence genome, one window contains:
- the LOC133771247 gene encoding DNA-directed RNA polymerase II subunit RPB9-like, which yields MEPEGAYEPGFVGIRFCQECNNMLYPKEDKENRILLYACRNCDYQQEADNSCIYVNKITHEVDELTQIIADVSQDPTLPRTEDHPCLKCGHKEAVFFQSHSARAEDAMRLYYVCTAPHCGHRWTE from the coding sequence ATGGAGCCAGAAGGGGCCTACGAGCCGGGCTTCGTGGGGATCCGGTTCTGCCAGGAGTGTAACAACATGCTGTACCCCAAGGAAGACAAGGAGAACCGCATTCTGCTGTACGCCTGCCGTAACTGCGACTACCAGCAGGAGGCCGACAACAGCTGCATCTACGTCAACAAGATCACGCACGAGGTGGACGAGCTGACCCAGATCATCGCCGACGTGTCCCAGGACCCCACGCTGCCGCGGACCGAGGACCACCCGTGCCTGAAGTGCGGCCACAAGGAGGCCGTGTTCTTCCAGTCCCACAGCGCCCGGGCCGAGGACGCCATGCGCCTGTACTACGTGTGCACCGCCCCACACTGCGGCCACCGCTGGACAGAGTga